A single region of the Gasterosteus aculeatus chromosome 1, fGasAcu3.hap1.1, whole genome shotgun sequence genome encodes:
- the mpzl3 gene encoding myelin protein zero-like protein 3, translating into MRVNSFPHIEMRGPRQVTVWPLLLALFAPSLVSSISVNTPAELHASKGDTVTLSCTFTSTSTPTSKMRVDWSYRPQSGGTPGSLFHFSSRALPPIGGQFQGRIQWRGVPARGDASIALVNATLSDNGTYTCSVRNPPDVHGSPTSHTVLTVTPRVASVRFSDVAVLLAFVLLPSTIITFILIGRMLCPKKRHDQSKAYRSPIEVTEGEEYGVYPAGAKARRAACCDLYMMDTADEDGYYDLKKRPPADEGYAESQC; encoded by the exons atgcgCGTGAACTCGTTTCCACATATTGAAATGCGCGGACCGCGTCAGGTGACCGTGTGGCCGCTCCTGCTGGCTCTGTTCG cgccttCCCTGGTCTCCTCCATCTCAGTGAATACCCCGGCAGAGCTCCACGCGTCCAAAGGGGACACCGTCACGCTGTCCTGCACTTTCACCTCCACCAGCACGCCGACCAGCAAGATGAGGGTCGACTGGTCCTACAGGCCGCAGAGCGGAGGGACTCCGGGCTCG CTCTTCCACTTCTCGTCTCGGGCCTTACCTCCCATCGGAGGTCAGTTCCAGGGTCGCATCCAGTGGCGGGGCGTCCCGGCCCGCGGGGACGCGTCCATCGCCCTGGTCAACGCCACGCTGAGCGATAACGGGACCTACACCTGCTCCGTCAGGAACCCGCCCGACGTCCACGGGTCTCCCACCTCACACACGGTGCTCACTGTCACGCCCAGAG TGGCCAGCGTCCGCTTCTCCGACGTGGCGGTCCTCCTGGCGTTCGTCCTTCTCCCCTCCACTATCATCACCTTCATTCTGATTGGACGGATGCTCTGTCCCAAGAAGCGGCACGACCAATCGAAGGCCTACAGGTCGCCCATAGAGGTCACAGAGGG AGAGGAGTATGGCGTCTACCCAGCGGGGGCCAAAGCGAGGAGGGCCGCGTGCTGTGACCTCTATATGATG GACACGGCGGACGAAGACGGGTATTACGACCTGAAAAAGAGGCCTCCTGCGGATGAGGGGTACGCCGAGTCTCAGTGCTAG
- the LOC120826560 gene encoding myelin protein zero-like protein 2, with the protein MCVKGLFFFTVLSGLAASGVLRVSGMRIYTSGDVEAVNGTDVRLKCTFQSSSPINANAIVISWSFRPLKPGREESVFHYQQRPYPPPDGIFRKRVKWAGDVMGCDASIIIEQVKFTYNGTYICQVKNPPDVHGTVGEIRLRVVTTASFSELLLLAVAVGGGIAAVVLLLVVILSCRRCKMRARGQREGSEEAPRKERKDPTACHPSRSVHLYLSEPSMEIDSSDGMISDASTKSESSSEEEGRSTDEEDDDDSD; encoded by the exons GCGTGCTGCGGGTCAGCGGGATGCGTATCTACACGTCCGGGGACGTGGAGGCCGTCAACGGGACGGACGTCCGCCTGAAGTGCACCTTCCAGAGCTCGTCGCCCATCAACGCCAATGCCATCGTCATCTCCTGGAGCTTCAGACCCCTCAAGCCGGGCAGAGAAGAgtcg GTGTTCCACTACCAGCAGCGGCCGTATCCTCCGCCGGACGGAATATTCCGGAAGCGCGTGAAGTGGGCCGGCGACGTCATGGGATGCGACGCCTCCATCATCATTGAGCAGGTCAAGTTCACCTACAACGGCACGTACATCTGCCAGGTGAAGAATCCGCCGGATGTCCACGGCACGGTGGGAGAGATTCGACTGCGCGTCGTCACCACAG CGTCCTTCTCCGAACTTCTCCTCCTGGCGGTGGCCGTCGGGGGCGGTATCGCCGCCgtggtcctcctcctcgtcgtcatCTTGTCCTGCAGGCGGTGCAAGATGAGGGCACGCGGGCAGCGCGAGGGGAGCGAGGAGGCCCCCCGCAAAGAGAGGAAAGACCCCACCGCCTG CCACCCGTCGAGGTCCGTCCACCTGTACCTGTCGGAGCCGTCCATGGAGATCGACAGTTCGGACGGCATGATCTCGGACGCCAGCACCAAAAGCGAGAGCTCCTCGGAGGAAGAGGGCCGGAGCACTGACgaagaggacgacgacgactcCGACTGA